From Mycobacterium lacus, one genomic window encodes:
- a CDS encoding flavin-containing monooxygenase, with product MTEHLDVVIVGAGISGVSAAWHLQDRCPTKSYAILEKRAAMGGTWDLFRYPGIRSDSDMYTLGFRFRPWTGRQAIADGKPILEYVKETASMYGIDRHIRFNQRVVGADWSNTENRWTVYLDSNGTQSTLTCSFLFLCSGYYNYEQGYAPTFRGSEDFTGPIVHPQHWPEDLDYEGKDIVVIGSGATAVTLVPALANSGAQHVTMLQRSPTYIVSQPERDTIAERLNRWMPENMAYTVVRWKNVLRQAAVYGACQKWPRRMRKMFMGLVQRQLPEGYDVRKHFGPHYNPWEQRLCLVPNGDLFRAIRHGQVEVVTDTIDRFTATGIRLNSGRELPADIIITATGLNLQLFGGATATIDGQPVDLTKTMAYKGMMLSGIPNMAYTVGYTNASWTLKADLVSEFVCRLLNYMDDKGFDTVVVERPGADVDERPFMEFTPGYVLRSIDELPKQGSRTPWRLNQNYLRDIHLIRRGKVADEGLRFAKNPVPVAV from the coding sequence ATGACTGAGCACCTCGACGTGGTCATCGTGGGCGCCGGAATCTCCGGTGTGAGCGCGGCCTGGCATCTGCAGGACCGTTGCCCGACCAAGAGCTACGCCATCCTGGAGAAGCGAGCCGCCATGGGCGGCACCTGGGATCTGTTCCGCTACCCCGGCATTCGCTCCGACTCGGACATGTACACACTGGGCTTCCGCTTCCGTCCATGGACCGGGCGCCAAGCCATTGCCGATGGCAAGCCGATCCTTGAGTACGTCAAGGAGACGGCGTCCATGTACGGTATCGACCGGCACATCCGGTTCAACCAGCGGGTCGTCGGTGCCGACTGGTCGAACACGGAAAACCGCTGGACGGTTTACCTCGACTCCAACGGCACGCAGAGCACGCTGACCTGCTCATTCCTGTTTCTGTGCAGTGGCTACTACAACTACGAGCAGGGCTACGCGCCGACGTTCCGCGGCTCGGAGGATTTCACCGGACCGATCGTTCATCCCCAGCACTGGCCCGAGGACCTCGACTACGAAGGCAAGGACATCGTGGTGATCGGCAGTGGTGCAACGGCCGTCACTCTGGTTCCGGCGCTGGCGAATTCGGGCGCCCAGCACGTCACGATGCTGCAACGGTCGCCCACCTACATCGTCTCGCAGCCCGAACGCGACACCATCGCCGAAAGGCTCAACCGCTGGATGCCGGAGAACATGGCCTACACCGTTGTCCGGTGGAAGAACGTGCTGCGCCAGGCGGCCGTGTACGGGGCCTGCCAGAAGTGGCCGCGCCGCATGCGCAAAATGTTCATGGGCTTGGTCCAGCGCCAGCTACCCGAGGGCTACGACGTGCGCAAGCATTTCGGTCCGCACTACAACCCGTGGGAGCAGCGGCTGTGCCTGGTGCCCAACGGCGACCTGTTCCGTGCCATCCGCCACGGGCAGGTCGAAGTGGTCACCGACACCATCGACCGGTTTACCGCGACCGGGATTCGGCTCAACTCGGGTCGCGAATTGCCGGCCGACATCATCATCACCGCGACGGGATTGAACCTACAGCTCTTTGGCGGGGCCACGGCGACCATTGACGGCCAACCGGTGGATCTGACCAAGACGATGGCCTACAAGGGCATGATGCTTTCCGGCATCCCCAACATGGCTTACACGGTTGGATACACCAATGCGTCGTGGACATTGAAGGCCGACCTGGTGTCGGAGTTCGTCTGCCGGCTGCTGAACTACATGGACGACAAGGGTTTTGACACCGTGGTGGTAGAACGTCCGGGGGCAGATGTCGACGAGCGGCCATTCATGGAGTTCACCCCGGGCTACGTCCTACGCTCAATAGACGAGCTGCCCAAGCAGGGCTCGCGCACTCCGTGGCGACTGAACCAGAACTACCTGCGCGACATCCACCTCATCCGGCGTGGCAAGGTCGCCGACGAGGGCCTACGGTTCGCCAAAAACCCTGTGCCAGTGGCGGTTTAG
- the rraA gene encoding ribonuclease E activity regulator RraA has product MTVTFRPTADLVDDIGPGVRSCDLQFRQFGGRAQFAGPISTVRCFQDNALLKSVLSQPGAGGVLVIDGAGSLHTALVGDVIAELARSNGWAGLVVNGAVRDAAALRGIDVGIKALGTNPRKSTKTGAGERDVEVTLGGVTFVPGEIAYSDDDGIVVVAVDGH; this is encoded by the coding sequence GTGACTGTGACTTTTCGGCCAACGGCCGACCTGGTCGACGACATCGGTCCCGGCGTGCGCAGCTGCGACCTTCAGTTCCGCCAGTTCGGGGGACGTGCGCAGTTCGCCGGACCGATCAGCACGGTGCGGTGTTTCCAGGACAACGCGTTGCTGAAATCGGTGCTCTCGCAACCGGGTGCGGGCGGGGTGCTGGTGATCGACGGCGCCGGTTCGCTGCACACTGCCTTGGTCGGTGACGTCATCGCTGAATTGGCCCGCTCCAACGGTTGGGCCGGGTTGGTCGTCAACGGCGCGGTGCGGGACGCGGCCGCGCTCCGCGGCATCGACGTCGGGATCAAAGCGCTGGGCACCAACCCTCGCAAGAGCACCAAGACCGGCGCCGGGGAGCGCGACGTCGAGGTCACTTTGGGTGGCGTGACGTTCGTGCCGGGCGAGATCGCCTACAGCGACGACGACGGCATCGTCGTCGTCGCTGTAGATGGGCACTAA
- a CDS encoding TetR/AcrR family transcriptional regulator, which produces MTTTAASQASLQRGRRSARPSGDDRELAILATAEQLLEDRALADISVDDLAKGAGISRPTFYFYFPSKEAVLLTLLDRVVSEADSALQALVDGLEADREDMWRTGINVFFETFGSHRAVTRAAQAARGTSTEVRELWSTCMQKWIGFTAAVIDAERDRGAAPHTLPSQELATALNLMNERTLFASFAAEQPSVPESHVLDTLVHIWVSSIYGAAR; this is translated from the coding sequence GTGACCACCACCGCCGCCAGCCAGGCGTCGCTGCAACGGGGCCGGCGCAGCGCGCGCCCGTCCGGAGACGATCGCGAACTGGCGATCCTCGCCACCGCCGAGCAGCTTCTCGAGGACCGCGCACTCGCCGACATCTCGGTCGACGATCTGGCCAAGGGCGCCGGCATCTCACGGCCCACCTTCTACTTCTATTTCCCGTCCAAGGAAGCCGTCCTGTTGACCTTGCTGGACCGCGTGGTCAGCGAGGCCGACTCGGCCCTGCAAGCCCTCGTCGACGGCCTGGAAGCCGACCGCGAGGACATGTGGCGCACCGGGATCAACGTGTTCTTCGAGACGTTCGGGTCCCATAGGGCGGTGACCCGGGCGGCCCAGGCTGCCCGGGGCACCAGCACGGAAGTGCGTGAACTGTGGTCGACCTGCATGCAGAAGTGGATCGGCTTCACCGCCGCCGTCATCGATGCCGAGCGCGACCGCGGTGCGGCGCCGCACACCCTGCCGTCCCAGGAACTGGCCACCGCGCTCAACCTGATGAACGAGCGAACGTTGTTCGCGTCATTCGCCGCCGAACAGCCGTCGGTCCCGGAATCTCACGTGCTCGACACCCTGGTGCACATCTGGGTCAGCAGCATCTACGGCGCGGCCCGCTAA
- a CDS encoding toxin, translating to MIAPGAIAPRRDTDGQLYVAVLSNAIHLAADTGRLITCPFVPGQIPDEVMAMVVTVDQPPGALLPELVQWLPRSALDEPIGTIGETALRETASIVTALIT from the coding sequence GTGATCGCTCCGGGCGCCATCGCACCCCGCCGCGACACCGACGGTCAGCTGTATGTTGCGGTGCTGTCCAACGCAATCCATCTCGCGGCCGACACTGGACGGCTGATCACCTGCCCGTTCGTTCCGGGCCAGATTCCAGACGAGGTCATGGCGATGGTCGTCACCGTCGATCAGCCCCCAGGCGCGCTCTTGCCCGAGCTGGTGCAATGGCTGCCACGTTCCGCCCTCGACGAGCCGATCGGCACCATCGGAGAGACCGCCCTGCGTGAAACCGCGTCAATCGTGACTGCGCTCATCACGTGA
- a CDS encoding DinB/UmuC family translesion DNA polymerase — protein MPTRRVGAAANVGLYARQRRPTLPWATASTQPILAAARQLVASVGPTIAERGQTLVGFAVSSIDRAGAQQLMLPFDGEPPAVDEAVDRIRRR, from the coding sequence GTGCCCACACGCCGTGTGGGTGCCGCCGCGAATGTCGGCCTATACGCGCGCCAGCGACGCCCAACGTTGCCCTGGGCCACCGCGTCGACGCAGCCGATCCTGGCCGCCGCTCGGCAGCTGGTCGCCTCGGTTGGACCCACCATCGCCGAGCGTGGGCAGACGCTGGTCGGCTTCGCGGTGTCCAGCATCGACCGCGCCGGTGCCCAGCAGCTGATGCTGCCGTTTGACGGCGAGCCGCCCGCGGTGGACGAGGCGGTCGACCGGATACGGCGTCGCTAG
- a CDS encoding DUF6474 family protein produces the protein MGLFGKRKSRATRRAEARAIKARAKLEARLSAKNEARRIKAAQRSEEKALKAQLKAQRDSDRAALKVAETELKVAREGKLLSPTRIRRALTVSRLLAPILTPVIYRAAMAARGLIDQRRADQLGIPLSQIGRFSGHGASLSARIAGSEQSLRMVQEKKPKDAETKQFVSAVTERLTDLSAAITAAENMPAARRRTAHAAISSQLDGVEADLMARLGLV, from the coding sequence ATGGGCCTGTTCGGCAAACGAAAGAGCCGCGCGACACGTCGCGCGGAGGCACGGGCGATCAAGGCGCGCGCCAAGCTAGAGGCCAGGCTGTCCGCCAAGAACGAGGCCCGCCGCATCAAAGCCGCCCAGCGGTCCGAGGAGAAGGCCCTCAAGGCACAGCTCAAAGCCCAGCGCGACAGCGATCGGGCGGCGCTGAAGGTCGCCGAGACCGAGCTCAAGGTGGCTCGTGAAGGAAAGTTGCTGTCGCCGACGCGGATTCGCCGGGCGCTGACGGTGTCGCGGCTGCTCGCCCCAATACTCACACCGGTCATCTACCGGGCAGCCATGGCCGCTCGTGGGCTGATCGACCAGCGCCGAGCCGACCAACTCGGGATTCCGTTGTCTCAGATCGGCCGGTTCTCCGGTCACGGCGCCTCGCTGTCCGCGCGGATTGCTGGGTCGGAGCAATCGCTGCGAATGGTCCAAGAAAAGAAGCCCAAAGACGCCGAGACCAAGCAGTTCGTGTCGGCTGTCACCGAACGGCTGACCGACCTGTCGGCGGCCATTACGGCTGCGGAGAATATGCCGGCCGCGCGACGCCGGACCGCCCACGCCGCGATCTCGTCGCAGCTCGACGGTGTCGAGGCCGACCTGATGGCCCGGCTCGGGCTGGTCTGA
- a CDS encoding ribbon-helix-helix protein, CopG family, with protein sequence MAKEKISVTVDAAVLAAADADAQAAGLNRSEMIERALRNEHLRVALRNYKSRTIPALRIDAYADQVYQANRAGGW encoded by the coding sequence GTGGCGAAAGAGAAGATTTCGGTGACGGTCGACGCGGCCGTGCTCGCGGCGGCCGACGCGGATGCCCAGGCCGCGGGCCTGAATCGGTCGGAGATGATCGAACGGGCGCTCCGGAACGAGCATCTACGCGTTGCGCTGCGCAACTACAAGAGTCGAACAATTCCGGCGTTGCGGATCGATGCCTACGCCGACCAGGTCTACCAGGCAAATCGGGCTGGTGGCTGGTGA
- a CDS encoding Rv3852 family protein: MTDPQDRPDSDPDEASTSPPQEGPPAQLAKAAAKKAAKAPAKKAPVKKAPAKKAPAKKAPAKKAAAKKAPLGPQRRLEPNGELAAAAKDTAAQAKSNVDRAKDPIPREPSLPESGQFPVPLLVAVALSLLALLLIRQLRRH, translated from the coding sequence ATGACAGACCCGCAGGATCGACCCGACAGCGACCCCGACGAGGCATCGACATCGCCGCCCCAAGAGGGCCCACCCGCCCAACTCGCCAAGGCGGCCGCGAAGAAGGCCGCGAAAGCGCCCGCCAAGAAAGCGCCCGTGAAAAAGGCGCCGGCCAAAAAGGCACCCGCCAAGAAAGCACCCGCCAAAAAGGCAGCCGCCAAGAAGGCGCCCCTTGGCCCGCAGCGGCGGCTCGAACCCAACGGCGAACTTGCCGCCGCCGCTAAAGATACAGCGGCACAGGCGAAGTCGAATGTAGACCGGGCCAAAGACCCAATCCCCCGGGAACCGTCGTTGCCCGAGTCCGGCCAATTCCCAGTGCCGCTGCTGGTGGCAGTCGCGCTCAGCCTGTTGGCCCTGCTGCTGATCCGGCAGCTGCGACGCCACTGA